One stretch of Candidatus Baltobacteraceae bacterium DNA includes these proteins:
- the selB gene encoding selenocysteine-specific translation elongation factor — MHILGTAGHVDHGKSALVRALTGTDPDRWREEQLRGMTLDLGFAHLRYDDGVEAGIVDVPGHERFLHNMLAGAAGMEILLLVVAANEGPRPQTLEHLAILTYLNVRKTLLVLTKRDLVDADELGFAEELTREALRGTVAEGAEAYAVSTLTGEGMNELRAAIHAALVALPARKPDAPAFLPIDRVFALPGHGTIVTGTLMQGTLGAGDTLRLQPSGRDVRIRSLHVFGQKQQEVRGGSRVAANLPQVDVAEIERGEVLASSEFSVQRQFEVTFTPLEGALPLLRRRNQVRAYLGSAEILGTLSFEETPREATPTSGLLSLRRAAATYPGEAFVVRRLSPKDLLGGGTVGAGVIAAQADEDGALDPEEQNVLAVLASLGIASGIATTIAARANLREERTLVILNSLVERGVARKLAKPVAFVEGPASDDLYARALSLLNVSHRELPWKMGLTSIALAKALSAQETIVVRVLATYVDEGRLEYRNGYYAAPGFTPELTSEQRQFFDVTVQLDSQNPLVPIAFDDLTSALRTTKIRGAQEAYETLLATGALVKVHDAVYRGTQVADVRARVEGMLRKEGSMTMARFRDLIGTSRKYAVPLLEWFDAAGITIRNGDVRTLRAG, encoded by the coding sequence ATGCACATTCTCGGGACGGCGGGTCACGTCGACCACGGAAAATCTGCGCTCGTCCGCGCGCTGACGGGAACCGATCCCGACCGCTGGCGCGAGGAACAGCTGCGTGGTATGACGCTCGATCTCGGATTTGCGCATCTTCGTTACGATGACGGCGTCGAAGCCGGAATCGTCGACGTCCCGGGCCACGAACGCTTTCTGCACAACATGCTTGCGGGTGCCGCGGGCATGGAGATTCTTTTGCTCGTCGTTGCAGCGAACGAGGGCCCGCGTCCGCAAACGCTCGAGCACCTCGCCATTCTCACGTATCTCAACGTGCGCAAAACGCTGCTCGTGCTCACCAAGCGCGATCTCGTCGATGCCGACGAGCTTGGGTTTGCGGAAGAGCTGACGCGCGAAGCGCTGCGCGGTACGGTCGCCGAGGGTGCAGAAGCGTATGCTGTCTCGACGCTCACCGGCGAGGGCATGAACGAGCTGCGAGCGGCGATTCACGCGGCGCTCGTCGCGTTGCCCGCACGCAAACCCGATGCGCCGGCGTTCTTGCCGATCGATCGCGTCTTCGCGCTTCCCGGTCACGGTACGATCGTAACCGGAACGCTGATGCAAGGGACGCTCGGCGCCGGCGACACGTTGCGATTGCAGCCGAGCGGGCGCGACGTTCGCATTCGAAGTTTGCATGTCTTCGGTCAGAAACAGCAAGAAGTCCGCGGCGGCTCGCGTGTCGCTGCCAATTTGCCGCAGGTCGACGTTGCGGAAATCGAGCGCGGGGAGGTACTTGCCAGCTCAGAGTTCAGCGTGCAGCGCCAGTTTGAGGTTACGTTCACGCCGCTCGAGGGCGCGCTGCCGCTGCTGCGCCGAAGAAATCAGGTGCGCGCATATCTCGGCTCGGCAGAAATTCTCGGCACGCTTTCGTTCGAGGAGACGCCGCGCGAAGCGACGCCAACATCCGGGCTGCTTTCGTTGCGCCGTGCGGCAGCTACGTATCCCGGCGAAGCTTTTGTCGTGCGGCGGCTCTCACCAAAGGACTTGCTCGGCGGCGGAACCGTCGGCGCCGGCGTCATCGCGGCGCAAGCCGATGAAGACGGTGCGCTCGATCCCGAAGAGCAGAATGTTCTTGCCGTACTCGCGTCGCTCGGGATCGCATCCGGGATCGCGACGACGATTGCGGCGCGCGCAAATCTGCGCGAGGAACGGACGCTCGTGATCCTCAATAGTCTCGTCGAGCGCGGCGTCGCACGCAAGCTCGCCAAACCCGTGGCATTCGTTGAAGGCCCTGCATCGGACGATTTGTACGCACGCGCGCTTTCGCTGCTCAACGTCTCGCATCGCGAACTGCCGTGGAAGATGGGTTTGACGTCGATCGCGCTTGCGAAAGCGCTCAGCGCGCAAGAAACGATCGTGGTTCGCGTTCTTGCGACCTATGTGGATGAAGGCCGGCTCGAATATCGCAACGGTTATTACGCCGCTCCTGGATTCACACCGGAGCTTACGTCCGAACAGCGCCAATTCTTCGACGTGACGGTTCAGCTCGATTCTCAAAATCCGCTCGTCCCAATTGCGTTTGACGATTTGACCTCGGCGCTGCGAACGACCAAGATTCGCGGTGCGCAAGAAGCATATGAGACGCTCCTTGCAACCGGTGCGCTCGTAAAAGTGCACGATGCCGTCTATCGCGGCACGCAAGTTGCCGACGTCCGCGCGCGCGTCGAGGGGATGCTGCGCAAGGAAGGCTCGATGACGATGGCCCGCTTCCGCGATCTCATCGGAACATCTCGCAAGTATGCGGTTCCGTTACTCGAGTGGTTCGACGCGGCCGGGATCACGATTCGCAACGGCGACGTGCGCACGTTACGCGCCGGTTGA
- the clpB gene encoding ATP-dependent chaperone ClpB: MNADRMTQRVQEALNSAYTRALAEHNPQTTPEHLLAALLDQDEGVAPAILEKANVDVAALRRAVDAAIGRLPRLSGSNADNAQVTVAPAIPRVFTQAESEAKQLGDEYTSVEHLLLALVDANTDAAKVLRDAGVTRDKLLVALRTIRGNQRVTTQNPEGTYQTLERYGRDLTKAAAQGKLDPVIGRDDEIRRVVQVLSRRTKNNPVLIGEPGVGKTAIVEGLAQRIIRGDVPEGLKDKKIITIDMGSLIAGAKYRGEFEERLKAVLKEITSANGQVVPFIDELHTVVGAGKAEGSMDAGNLLKPMLARGELHMIGATTLDEYRKYIEKDAALERRFQMVMVDQPSVDDTISILRGLKERYEVHHGVRIKDSALVAAAILSNRYISDRFLPDKAIDLVDESAAKLRTEIDSLPQEIDEISRRQMQLEIEREALKRETDDGSKARLGKIETEIAALRAEGDEMRAHWNNEKTQVVKLRELRERIDVAKREIEQAERAYDLNKAAELRYGTLASLEKQLKSEESTLDGKPRLLKEEVDEEDIAEIVSKWTGIPVSKLLEGEIQKLLKLDEELHKRVIGQDEAVTAVAEAIVRARSGLSDPNRPIGSFIFLGPTGVGKTELARALAEYLFDDERSMVRIDMSEYGERHSVARMIGAPPGYVGYDEGGQLTEAVRRKPFSVVLFDEIEKAHADVFNVFLQILDEGRLTDGQGRLVDFRNTILIMTSNIGSHRILDYHGGVDDAAYAVMRATVLDELRQHFRPEFLNRVDETVVFHALTEDELKTIVDIQIVRVQKRLDDRRIKLEVSDAAKRHLVKVGYDPAYGARPLKRTIQKELETPLGRKILAGEIRDGQSVSVGFDENRGDLTFMVIPTTVAEIVRA, encoded by the coding sequence ATGAACGCAGACCGCATGACCCAACGCGTCCAGGAAGCGCTGAACTCGGCGTACACCAGGGCGCTGGCGGAACACAACCCGCAGACAACCCCCGAGCATCTGCTCGCAGCCTTACTCGACCAAGACGAGGGCGTCGCTCCGGCGATCCTCGAGAAGGCTAACGTCGACGTAGCCGCGCTCCGGCGCGCCGTCGATGCCGCGATTGGTCGTCTGCCCCGGTTGTCCGGCTCCAACGCCGACAACGCCCAGGTTACGGTCGCGCCAGCGATTCCGCGTGTGTTCACGCAGGCGGAATCCGAAGCCAAGCAGCTCGGCGACGAGTACACCTCCGTCGAGCACTTGCTCCTGGCATTGGTCGATGCAAACACGGACGCTGCAAAAGTGCTCCGTGATGCCGGCGTAACGCGCGACAAGCTGCTCGTCGCTTTGCGTACGATTCGCGGCAACCAGCGTGTTACCACGCAAAACCCTGAGGGCACATATCAGACCCTCGAGCGCTACGGTCGCGATCTCACGAAGGCCGCAGCGCAGGGGAAGCTCGATCCTGTTATCGGACGCGACGATGAGATCCGTCGCGTCGTTCAAGTTCTCTCGCGCCGGACGAAAAACAATCCGGTACTGATCGGCGAGCCGGGTGTGGGCAAAACGGCGATCGTCGAGGGACTCGCACAGCGCATCATACGCGGCGACGTCCCCGAAGGGCTCAAAGACAAGAAGATCATCACGATCGATATGGGCTCGCTTATCGCCGGCGCAAAGTATCGTGGCGAATTCGAAGAGCGCCTCAAAGCAGTTCTCAAAGAAATCACGAGCGCGAACGGCCAGGTCGTTCCGTTCATCGACGAGCTGCACACGGTCGTTGGCGCCGGCAAAGCCGAGGGCTCGATGGACGCCGGCAATCTGCTCAAGCCGATGCTGGCGCGCGGCGAGCTGCACATGATCGGCGCCACGACGCTCGACGAGTACCGCAAGTACATCGAAAAGGACGCTGCGCTCGAACGGCGATTCCAGATGGTGATGGTCGATCAACCCTCGGTTGACGATACAATCTCGATCTTGCGCGGACTCAAGGAACGTTACGAAGTGCACCACGGCGTGCGCATCAAGGATTCCGCTCTGGTTGCAGCCGCGATTCTTTCGAATCGCTACATCTCCGACCGCTTCTTGCCGGATAAGGCAATCGATCTCGTCGATGAATCCGCAGCCAAGCTGCGCACCGAGATTGATTCGCTGCCGCAAGAGATCGATGAGATTTCGCGCCGCCAGATGCAGCTCGAGATCGAACGTGAGGCGCTCAAACGCGAAACGGACGACGGAAGTAAAGCGCGTCTTGGGAAGATAGAAACCGAGATCGCTGCGCTCCGCGCCGAAGGCGACGAGATGCGCGCGCATTGGAACAATGAGAAGACCCAAGTCGTCAAGCTACGCGAGCTGCGCGAACGAATCGACGTTGCCAAGCGTGAGATCGAGCAAGCCGAACGCGCCTACGATCTGAACAAGGCGGCAGAGCTTCGATATGGGACGTTGGCGTCGCTCGAGAAGCAGCTGAAGAGCGAGGAAAGCACGCTCGACGGTAAGCCGCGCCTACTCAAAGAAGAAGTCGACGAAGAAGACATCGCCGAGATCGTCAGCAAGTGGACCGGAATTCCGGTGAGCAAGCTGCTCGAGGGCGAGATTCAAAAGCTGCTCAAGCTCGATGAAGAGCTGCACAAGCGCGTCATCGGTCAAGACGAAGCGGTCACTGCCGTTGCGGAAGCGATCGTTCGTGCGCGCTCCGGTCTTTCAGATCCGAATCGCCCGATCGGCTCGTTCATCTTCCTCGGACCGACCGGGGTCGGAAAAACCGAGCTTGCACGTGCCCTAGCTGAGTATTTATTTGATGACGAACGCTCGATGGTTCGCATCGACATGTCGGAGTACGGCGAGCGTCATTCGGTCGCACGTATGATCGGTGCGCCGCCGGGTTATGTCGGTTACGACGAGGGTGGACAGTTAACCGAAGCCGTGCGGCGCAAGCCGTTCTCGGTCGTGCTCTTCGACGAGATCGAAAAAGCGCACGCGGACGTCTTCAATGTCTTCTTGCAGATTTTGGACGAAGGCCGTCTCACGGACGGGCAAGGCCGGCTGGTCGATTTCCGCAACACGATTCTGATCATGACCTCGAATATCGGAAGCCATCGCATTCTCGATTATCACGGCGGGGTCGACGATGCCGCGTATGCAGTCATGCGCGCAACCGTGCTGGATGAATTGCGTCAGCACTTTCGTCCGGAGTTTCTCAATCGCGTCGATGAGACCGTGGTGTTCCACGCGCTGACAGAAGACGAGCTCAAGACGATCGTCGACATTCAGATCGTGCGCGTGCAGAAGCGTTTGGACGACCGGCGCATCAAGCTCGAAGTCTCCGATGCGGCGAAGCGGCATCTCGTCAAAGTCGGATACGATCCGGCCTACGGTGCGCGTCCGCTCAAGCGGACGATTCAAAAAGAGCTGGAGACGCCACTCGGCCGGAAGATTCTGGCAGGCGAAATACGCGACGGGCAAAGCGTGAGCGTTGGGTTCGACGAGAATCGCGGAGACCTAACCTTTATGGTCATCCCGACGACTGTCGCGGAAATCGTTCGCGCCTAG
- a CDS encoding mandelate racemase/muconate lactonizing enzyme family protein, translating into MAKLRELRALVLRAPIEAPVRTSFGVMNDRPMLVVRLKDIDGVMGWGEIWCNFPSVGAEHRARLLDSVFSGLLNGADAGDPAALFEMLTARTRVLAIQSGEAGPIAQCISGIDVALWDLKARKERKPLYKLLGGAEPAIRVYASGLNPDKPEVLARKMFDAGYRAFKLKVAFGLERDSANLRAIRTTVGSSCALMADANQGWNLAEASDAVRALAEFELEWLEEPLRADAPRQEWETLAQRTETPLALGENLTSRSAFDEAIGGTSAAVIQPDVSKWGGLSACLPIAIQARRAGKRFCPHFLGGAIGLAASAHFLAAVGGDGRLEIDANPNPLRTIFSGPLDTIVDGTAVLDDRPGLSLEPDFDALAHYRTLEVSAKL; encoded by the coding sequence ATGGCGAAGCTGCGTGAGTTACGTGCGCTCGTCCTTCGAGCGCCGATAGAAGCTCCGGTTCGCACGTCGTTCGGCGTGATGAATGATCGTCCGATGCTCGTCGTACGTCTCAAAGACATCGACGGAGTTATGGGCTGGGGTGAAATCTGGTGCAATTTTCCCTCGGTCGGCGCCGAGCATCGCGCACGTCTCCTCGATTCGGTCTTTTCCGGGCTGCTGAACGGCGCAGACGCCGGAGATCCGGCCGCGCTCTTCGAGATGCTCACCGCGCGCACGCGCGTGCTCGCCATTCAATCGGGTGAAGCGGGACCGATCGCGCAATGCATCTCGGGGATCGACGTCGCGCTTTGGGATCTCAAGGCGCGCAAAGAACGCAAACCGCTCTATAAACTCCTCGGTGGTGCTGAGCCGGCAATTCGCGTCTATGCAAGCGGTCTCAATCCCGATAAGCCCGAGGTGTTGGCCCGGAAGATGTTTGACGCCGGCTACCGCGCGTTCAAGCTCAAGGTAGCCTTCGGCCTCGAGCGAGACTCAGCGAACCTTCGCGCGATTCGGACCACCGTCGGAAGTTCGTGCGCTTTGATGGCGGATGCGAATCAAGGTTGGAATCTGGCTGAGGCGTCGGATGCCGTCCGAGCACTCGCGGAGTTCGAGCTCGAATGGCTCGAGGAGCCGCTGCGCGCCGATGCACCACGCCAGGAATGGGAAACTCTTGCGCAGCGTACCGAAACTCCACTCGCGCTCGGCGAGAATCTAACTTCCCGTTCCGCGTTTGATGAAGCCATCGGCGGCACTAGCGCGGCGGTGATTCAACCCGATGTCAGCAAGTGGGGAGGCCTCTCCGCATGCCTACCGATTGCAATCCAAGCGCGGCGCGCGGGCAAGCGCTTTTGCCCGCACTTTCTCGGCGGAGCAATCGGACTCGCCGCGTCTGCGCATTTCCTTGCAGCGGTTGGTGGCGACGGCCGGCTCGAAATCGATGCGAATCCTAATCCGCTTCGAACGATCTTCTCCGGACCGCTCGATACAATCGTCGACGGAACTGCCGTTCTCGACGACCGTCCCGGACTATCGCTCGAACCGGATTTCGACGCGCTGGCGCATTACCGAACGCTCGAGGTCAGCGCGAAGCTCTAG
- a CDS encoding ABC transporter permease, whose product MIVLWYALRMSGVVRPGLIPAPDEVATTLITLFATKGLWFDVLISSARVLAGLVLGIILAVPVGFLLGWYHPVGRLFDPVINFFRALPPIALIPLVIVYFGIGEPAKVIILFYAAFFSGVIVMYEGIAQLNPLFVRVSRTLGARDAEIFRYVIIPLSIPHVLTALRVALGVTWATLVASELVAAQRGLGAVIQNASNYFQIKVIYAGIICIGLVALLMDAALRAISRRLLAWQERIAT is encoded by the coding sequence TTGATCGTTCTTTGGTACGCCCTGCGAATGTCGGGAGTCGTGCGTCCCGGCCTGATTCCCGCGCCCGACGAAGTCGCAACGACGCTCATTACGCTCTTTGCCACCAAGGGCTTGTGGTTCGACGTGCTGATTTCGTCGGCACGCGTGCTGGCAGGTCTGGTCCTCGGCATCATCCTCGCGGTTCCTGTCGGCTTCTTGCTGGGTTGGTATCACCCCGTCGGCCGTCTTTTCGATCCCGTCATCAATTTCTTCCGTGCACTTCCACCGATCGCGCTGATTCCGCTTGTCATCGTTTATTTTGGAATCGGCGAGCCGGCGAAGGTAATCATCCTTTTCTATGCGGCGTTCTTCTCGGGCGTTATCGTAATGTACGAAGGGATCGCGCAGCTCAATCCGCTTTTCGTCCGAGTATCGCGCACGCTGGGCGCTCGTGACGCGGAAATATTTCGCTACGTCATCATCCCGCTTTCGATACCGCATGTGCTAACTGCACTACGTGTCGCTCTGGGTGTCACCTGGGCGACGCTCGTCGCTTCCGAGCTCGTTGCTGCTCAACGCGGGCTTGGCGCGGTGATTCAGAACGCATCCAACTACTTTCAGATCAAAGTGATCTATGCCGGCATCATTTGCATCGGCCTCGTCGCGCTCCTGATGGATGCCGCCTTGCGTGCGATCTCGCGCCGCCTTCTCGCATGGCAAGAGCGCATCGCCACATGA
- a CDS encoding ABC transporter ATP-binding protein codes for MTVRLILEHVSKTFDEGPRHVAAVDDVDLQIADGEFISIVGPSGCGKTTLLNMIGGFVMPTTGRVLLDGAPIAGPGSDRGFVFQDYGVFPWLSVRDNIVFGLKLGANFVAPGERAAIADRYLDVMGLRDFRDAYPKALSGGMKQRVALARSYAVRPQFLLMDEPFGALDAQTRYAMQDLLLDLQAREGKTILFVTHSVEEALYLSSRVIAVTARPTRIRRVLEVPFAYPRNDTLRHATEFQALVAELESVVMSEYAAQQRQTATLAKEGNT; via the coding sequence ATGACCGTCCGCTTGATTCTCGAGCATGTCTCGAAAACGTTCGATGAGGGTCCACGTCATGTCGCGGCCGTCGATGACGTCGATCTGCAGATCGCCGACGGGGAGTTCATCTCGATCGTGGGACCCTCGGGCTGTGGAAAGACGACGCTTCTCAACATGATAGGCGGCTTCGTGATGCCGACGACGGGCCGCGTGCTTTTGGATGGCGCACCGATCGCCGGGCCCGGCTCCGACCGGGGCTTCGTCTTTCAAGACTATGGCGTCTTCCCGTGGCTAAGCGTCCGCGACAACATCGTTTTCGGACTCAAGCTGGGCGCGAATTTTGTCGCGCCGGGCGAACGCGCTGCGATCGCAGACCGTTATCTCGACGTGATGGGCCTGCGCGATTTTCGCGACGCATATCCCAAGGCGTTGTCGGGTGGGATGAAGCAGCGCGTCGCATTGGCGCGTAGCTACGCCGTTCGACCGCAGTTTCTGCTCATGGACGAACCCTTCGGAGCGCTCGATGCGCAAACGCGGTACGCCATGCAAGATCTGCTTCTCGACCTACAAGCACGCGAAGGGAAGACGATTCTCTTCGTCACGCACTCTGTTGAGGAAGCGCTTTACCTATCGTCACGCGTAATCGCCGTGACTGCGCGTCCAACGCGCATCCGCCGCGTTCTCGAGGTCCCGTTCGCATATCCTCGAAACGACACGCTTCGGCACGCTACTGAATTTCAAGCTCTGGTTGCCGAGCTGGAATCGGTCGTGATGAGCGAGTATGCGGCGCAACAACGCCAAACCGCAACATTAGCCAAAGAGGGGAATACATGA
- a CDS encoding ABC transporter substrate-binding protein has protein sequence MKKLARRSALSLLAAGSASVYFSVPARAATSVRVGYLHTLAVDGQMWLAQSLGSWQREGIDLQLTRFDTGIGLFQALVGGSIDVLSTGAVISNFPARGQGKVFLINDVEWATAQLWARPDSGIKSFADLKGKKIATTAGTTANVFLYEALRANGLDIAKDVEVVNQPMPQAVTAFIAGAVPAVALWVPFNLQVEQQVPGAKMLVDASKYYPQAAIVDGWATRDDYYGANKDLLRRFVHGWIVANDTLIKDPERSLATIGKQYDGIPSAQLETMYKAEKVFAAKDWAARYKDGTVTKWLQHVTDVYVALGAMQNPTPAAQYFDPSLFLSST, from the coding sequence ATGAAGAAACTTGCCCGTCGTTCGGCGCTGAGCTTGCTCGCCGCAGGCTCTGCCTCGGTGTATTTTTCGGTACCGGCCCGCGCCGCAACATCGGTTCGAGTCGGCTACTTGCACACGCTCGCCGTTGATGGCCAGATGTGGCTCGCGCAGTCGCTCGGCTCGTGGCAACGTGAAGGCATCGATCTGCAGCTCACACGCTTCGATACAGGCATCGGGTTATTTCAAGCGCTTGTCGGCGGCAGCATCGACGTGCTTTCGACCGGTGCCGTGATCTCGAACTTTCCCGCACGGGGCCAGGGCAAGGTCTTCTTGATCAATGACGTCGAGTGGGCGACGGCGCAGTTGTGGGCGCGTCCGGACAGCGGCATCAAATCGTTCGCGGACTTGAAAGGCAAGAAGATCGCGACGACCGCGGGTACCACCGCCAACGTCTTTCTCTACGAGGCGTTGCGTGCAAACGGTCTCGATATCGCAAAAGACGTGGAAGTCGTCAACCAGCCGATGCCGCAAGCCGTCACTGCCTTCATCGCAGGTGCCGTGCCGGCCGTCGCGCTGTGGGTTCCCTTTAATCTCCAAGTCGAGCAGCAGGTGCCCGGCGCGAAGATGCTGGTCGATGCGTCAAAATATTATCCGCAGGCGGCGATCGTCGACGGGTGGGCAACCCGCGACGACTATTATGGCGCGAACAAAGATTTGCTGCGCCGCTTCGTTCACGGCTGGATCGTTGCCAACGATACGCTGATCAAAGATCCGGAACGCTCGCTCGCGACGATCGGCAAGCAGTACGACGGCATACCAAGCGCGCAGCTTGAGACGATGTATAAGGCCGAGAAGGTGTTCGCGGCCAAAGACTGGGCCGCACGCTACAAAGACGGAACCGTAACGAAGTGGCTGCAGCATGTCACCGATGTCTACGTCGCGCTCGGCGCAATGCAGAATCCGACACCGGCGGCACAGTACTTCGATCCGAGTCTGTTTCTTTCAAGTACCTGA
- the pcaH gene encoding protocatechuate 3,4-dioxygenase subunit beta: MQPPYDHPGYRSTEKRAPKQPLLKFPHTASEITGPGFDEKSIGRPLTDLTQALGGEAQGERIIVAGRVLDDRGAPLRRTLVEVWQANAAGRYRHDADQHAAPLDPHFIGKGYALTDDAGAFRFITIKPGPYPWQNHPNAWRPSHVHFSVFGPGFGSRIITQMYFPGDPLIPIDPVLNSIPDLGARERLVARFDHDALSEEGFALGYRFDIVLNGRDATPRDN, encoded by the coding sequence ATGCAGCCGCCCTACGATCATCCGGGCTACCGCAGCACGGAAAAGCGCGCGCCTAAACAGCCGCTCTTAAAATTTCCGCATACCGCATCGGAAATCACAGGTCCCGGGTTCGATGAGAAATCGATCGGCCGGCCGCTGACCGATCTCACGCAGGCGCTCGGTGGTGAAGCGCAAGGCGAACGCATCATCGTTGCGGGACGTGTGCTCGACGATCGTGGCGCGCCGCTGCGGCGGACGCTAGTCGAAGTCTGGCAAGCGAATGCGGCCGGGCGCTACCGGCACGATGCGGATCAACATGCGGCTCCGCTCGATCCGCACTTCATCGGCAAGGGCTACGCGCTCACCGACGATGCCGGCGCGTTCCGTTTCATCACGATCAAGCCGGGACCGTATCCCTGGCAGAATCATCCGAATGCATGGCGTCCTTCACACGTGCACTTTTCGGTTTTCGGCCCGGGTTTCGGCTCGCGGATCATCACGCAAATGTACTTTCCCGGCGACCCGCTCATCCCGATCGATCCGGTGCTCAACAGCATTCCGGACCTGGGCGCGCGCGAACGGCTGGTCGCACGGTTCGACCACGACGCGCTCAGTGAAGAAGGTTTTGCGCTCGGCTATCGCTTTGACATCGTGCTCAACGGGCGCGATGCGACACCCCGCGATAACTGA
- the pcaG gene encoding protocatechuate 3,4-dioxygenase subunit alpha: protein MPEFIPTASQTAGPFFRGALHRPDWEDLTAHLKGKPVQISGRVLDRDGAGVFDAMLELWQADSNGRYADGEVSGFGRVCTAENGDFTFTTVVPGAVDGQAPHINVSVFARGLLKRLVTRIYFADRAGENAKDAILAAVPEGRRSTMLAKADGDGRYRFDIKLQGEGETVFFEPPTG, encoded by the coding sequence GTGCCCGAGTTCATTCCGACCGCGTCGCAGACTGCCGGACCGTTCTTTCGCGGTGCGCTCCATCGCCCGGATTGGGAAGATCTCACCGCGCACTTAAAAGGGAAGCCGGTCCAGATCTCGGGTCGCGTTCTCGATCGTGACGGTGCCGGCGTGTTTGACGCCATGCTCGAGCTATGGCAAGCCGATTCGAATGGACGATATGCCGACGGCGAGGTCAGCGGCTTCGGTCGCGTGTGCACCGCCGAAAACGGAGATTTTACATTCACGACCGTCGTGCCGGGCGCGGTTGACGGACAAGCGCCGCATATCAACGTGAGCGTGTTCGCGCGCGGCTTGCTCAAACGGCTGGTTACGCGCATCTATTTTGCCGATCGCGCAGGCGAAAATGCGAAGGATGCGATCCTTGCGGCCGTCCCCGAGGGGCGCCGCTCGACGATGCTCGCCAAGGCCGATGGGGACGGGCGGTATCGCTTCGATATCAAGCTGCAGGGAGAGGGCGAAACGGTGTTCTTCGAGCCCCCGACGGGTTGA